A region of the Nitrospira sp. genome:
TGGACGGCTTCGACCGTACCTTCGCAGATGACGGTCCCCTCAGCGAGCACCGTCACGATCTTTGCAATCTGCCGGACAAAGTCCATATCATGCTCGATCACGACGATCGCCTGCTTTTCCGATAAGGACGTCAGCAAGCGTCCGGTCTGCTCCGTTTCCTTATCACTCATCCCAGCCACGGGCTCATCGACCAAGAGCAACGAGGGGTCCTGCAAAATCACCATGCCGATCTCCAGCCATTGCTTTTGGCCGTGAGACAAAGCCCCGGCCCGATCATGAGCATGATTCGATAAGCCGATGGTCTCCAACGTCTCCTCAATGCGCGCGCGCTCCGCCGCCGACGACCGGCCCATCAAGGTCGGAAAGACGCCCTTACTCGGGCGCTTGACCGACAGATCCAGGTTCTGCCAGACCGACAAGTTGCCATAGACCGACGGCGCCTGAAACTTCCGGCCCACGCCCAGCTTCGTAATGTCTTCAGCATTCTTCCCAACTAAATTGGCCCCCTTGCCGAACAGGATCTTCCCAGAGGTGGGTCTGGTCTTGCCACAGATCACATCCAAGAGCGTTGTCTTGCCAGCTCCGTTCGGACCGATGACGACACGCAACTCGTTATAATGAACACTAAAGTTACAGTTGTTCAACGCCTTGAATCCGTCGTAGTCCATAACGACGTTTTCGCAGTTGAGAATCAGGTCTCCGTCGGTCACGCCACGGTCCCCCCTTCTGCCTTGATCGCCGGCGCCGGGGTTTCCTTGCGTGCCGTCGCTTTCCGAATCATCCCCAGCAGTCCATCCGGAAACATCGTCACCACGACCACAAAGAGTCCGCCAAGGATAAAGGGCCAGGCCTCCGGAAAGTAGTTGGTCAACACGCTGCGGCCATAGTTCACAGCCACCGCCCCCAAGACCGCGCCGATTAACGTGCCCCGCCCGCCGACCGCCACCCAGATGACCACCTCCAGCGACGGCAACACCCCAATCTGCGCAGGGGTAATAATCCCCACCTGCGGCACATATAGCATGCCCGCTAATCCTGCCAGCCCTGCAGAGACCACGAAGACAAAGAGCTTGTACTTCCAAGGCGTGTAGCCCGAAAACGTGACGCGGGATTCACTGTCGCGGATCGCAATGAGGACATTGCCCGCGCGTGAGGCCACAATCCACCGACAGAAGAGATACGCCGCCACGAGCGCGAGAACCGTGATGATATACAGTCCTCGTTGGGTCGACGGGTCTGAGAGCCTGAACCCGAGGAGCTGTTTAAAATCCGTCAACCCATTCGTGCCACCTAGCCGCGTCTCGTTCCGATTGAACACCAGCCATGCCGCAAAGGCTAAGGCCTGGGTGATGATGGCAAAATAGACGCCCTTGATGCGGCTGCGAAACGCCAGAAACCCGAAGAGCGTCGCGAAGAGGACCGGCACGAGAATGGCGCCGAGGAACCCGCCCACAAAGCTCTTGAACGGGTACCAGAACAGCGGCAGCTCTTTGACCTGCGTCCACACCATAAAGTCAGGCAGTTCGCTGCCATACACACTTTCCGCCCCGATCTGCAGCGCCAGGTACATTCCCATGCAGTAGGCGCCTAATCCGAAAAAGACCCCCTGGCCCATGCTGAGCACACCGCAATAGCCCCAGATCAGGTCCAATCCCAGCGCGAGGATGCCAAACGCCAAGAACTTGCCGAATTGATTCAACCGAAAGTCAGAAAGATGCAGCCAGGAGTCGTCGGCTGGCAGCACATTCAGCAGCGGGAGGAGAACGAGTAATACCAGTCCGACCAGGGACAACGAGACAGTCTCGCGGCTATCGGGACGAGCAACCGTTTGTTCAGGCATCGGCGTTGCGTCCTTTCGCGGCAAACAGGCCCTGTGGCCGCCACTGCAGGAAGAGAATCACCCCGACCAGGATAAAGACCTTCCCATAGACTGCCCCGCTGACGGGCTCGATCAGCTTGTTCAGCCCACCAATGCCGAGCGAGGCCCAGATCGTCCCGGCGAGTTTTCCGACTCCACCGGTCACCACGACCATGAAGGCATCAACGATATAGTTCTGCCCGAGTCCGGGATCAACATTGCCCACCATGGTCAGCGCCCAGCCTGCGATCCCAGCCAGCCCGGAGGCGAAGGCAAAGGTATAGGAGTCCACCTTGCGGGTCGGGATCCCAAGACAGGCGCTCATATTGCGGTTTTGCGTAACGGACCGGACCCGAATGCCGAGGTTGGATCGGAACAATAAGAAATAAATCCCAAGCACGCACACGATCGAGAGCAGGATGATGAAAATCCGATTGTACGGCAAATAGACGCCGACCATCACTTGCGCCCCGCCGCGCAAGGCTTGCGGCGCAATGACCGCCGTCAGGTCGCCGAAGTATACCCGCGCCGCCTGCATGAGGATTAAGCTCACGCCCCACGTCGCCAGCAGGGTCTCCAACAGTCGCCCATAGAGAAAGCGAATCACGGTCGCCTCCAGCACCCAGCCAAAGGCGGCGGCCGAACAAAAGGCAACCGGCAAGGCCACGGGGAAATACCAATCGAAGACCTCGGGAGACAACCAGCTAACGAACGCCTGTTGTGTGACGAACGTGGCATAGGCGCCCACCATCATCAACTCGCCGTGCGCCATGTTGATGACCCCCATCAAGCCGAAGACGATCGCCAGGCCCAGAGACATCATCAACAAAATAGAACTGAGGCTGAGGCCTCGAAAGAATGTCTCGATGGCATCCGCCCACCAGAACCATGCGTCAATCTGCCCGATCGACGCATGCGCCGCATCCGCCAACGCGCGCTGCTCGTCCGTGGCTCCACTCTGGGTACCGGCTTCAAGCAATTCTTTGAGCGCAGACAGCCCGTTCTGGCTTCTGAGCTCCCCAAGCTTCTTGACAGCGACTACTCGGACCGCGTGATCCTCAGCACGAAGCCGGAGCAGCTGTGCGGATTCCTCCATCGTGTACTTGACCCACCAGACAGGCTCCTTTGTGGCAGCCTCTTCAAGCCAGACAATGGCTTCCGACCGGCCGGTGCCGACCAGATCGGCGGCGGCTGACCGTCGGGTATCCGACTGGGCATTGGTGAGATTGGCATGGTTCTTCAGCAGATCGATCACGGGCTTGAGGGCTTGCCGGGTTGCCCGATCCGCCTCGGCACGGATTGCATCGAGCTTGGGAAGCAGACTCGCATCACCCTGCGCAATGAGGAGCGCCGCCGCCGTGCTCCGGACCGCCGCATCCTCACTCGTGATGTCGAGAAGGGCCTGTTCGATCGGAGAGCTGGCTCCTGCAGCAACCTCCGAGGCCAACGGTTGCTCTGCCACTGCCGTTCCTTGTGAAATGATCAGGAGAAAAAGAGCAACAACAATTTTGGAGAATAGAACAAATCCTCTACGCATGGATCTCCATTTTGGTGATACTGGCCGACTCACAATCAGTCAGGCGCTTCCGCGCCGTTCTTCACCGAATACAAGGGATCAGACATAGACCACCCGGCAAAGTCTGAAACGCAGTCCACATTCGCAATTGAACCCGCCCTATCGCTACTTCTTGATTGATGCAGTAATCATTCTACCCATGTTGCGGCTCAAGATATCTCACAAAAGACAGTGTAGACCTATCGGGGAAATCCTGAAAGATCGGTGGGAGATCCCCTAGGGAAGTGGAGCCGTCCAATTTACTGCAGGGGCCCAATCGTCGCACTGTGGAGAGCTGCGTCCTCGCTCTTGAGCTTGATACGCGCAGGTTTGATCGAGCTGCCAGCGAATCCCACACAAGCGATGCACATATGCATGTGGAGCGGGCCAGGCTCATTACCAAGATAACCTCCGTGCATAAACGTCAGCAGCAGACAGCCTCAAGCAGGAGGGGCTGGAATCTTCGTCACGAACGATTCCAGCCCCTCCCCGACAGACGTTGGACCCAGTATCGGAACGGCCGGTGAGCCGGCAAACCGGCTTGCGTCCCGCTCCTATTTCTTTTGATACGTCCCTTGATGATTAATCCAGTCGCACCCCTTCTCGGGGTTGGTGTACTCACTCCACGGCTCAGGCTTCACCAGGCCTTTGGAACGATGCACGACCTTGAATTGACCATTCTTGAGAATTTCAGCGATCAGCACCGGCTTATGGGTGTGCTGGTTGGCCTCATCCATCATGATCTGGCCACCCGGCGCCAGGAACTTCTGTCCGTAGACCGCCTTGCGCACGGCGTCCACTTCAATGGACCCTGCCTTTTCCACCGCCTGCTTCCACACATAGACGCCGAAATAGGCGGCCTCAATCGGATCGTCGGTGACCCGGTTTTCACCGTCCGGCAGATTGTTCCGCTTGCAATAGGCCTTGAAGGCTGCCACGAACTTCTTATTTTGCGGCGTCTCCACGCTCTGATAATAGTTCCACGCCGCCAAGTGCCCGACCAGCGCGCTCGTATCCATGCCGCGCAGTTCGTCTTCGGCCACGCTGAACGCCATGATCGGTGCGTCTTCAGCGCGCATGCCCTGATTGCCAAATTCTTTATAGAATGGCACGTTGCTGTCCCCGTTGATGGTACTGATCACCGCCGCCCCGCCGCCGGCCGCAAACTTCTTCAGCTTCCCGCAGATGGTTTGATAGTCCTGGTGATGGAACGGCGTATATTCTTCCTCGATGTTGGACGCCGGCACCCCCTTCGCCAATAACATGGCCCGCAGAATCTTGTTGGTCGTGCGGGGATAGACATAGTCGGTCCCGAGGAGATAAAACTTCTTGAAGCCGCCGCCTTCGGCGCTCATGAGGTATTCCACCGCCGGGGCCGCCTGTTGATTGACCGCCGCACCGGTATAGAACACGTTGCGGGAACACTCTTCGCCTTCGTACTGCACGGGATAGAAGAGCAAGCCGTTATTCTTTTCGAAGACCGGCAGCACGGATTTCCGGCTCACCGAGGTCCAGCAGCCGAACACCACTGACACTTTGTCTTCCAACAGCAGCTGCTTGGCCTTCTCGGCAAACAGGTCCCAATTCGACGCTGGATCGACGATCTTCGCCTCGATCTGCCGCCCCATGACGCCGCCGGCTTTGTTGATTTCCTCGACGGCCATCAGCACGACATCGCGCAAGGATACTTCGCTGATCGCCATCGTGCCGCTCAGCGAATGGAGGATTCCAATCTTGATCGGTGGGCCGCCCGCCCCATACGACAGAGCGTACTGGCCGAGGTTGCCCAGGAGTGCCGCCACGCCGACGCCGGCCGCCACGCGCCCGCTCTGGCCGAGAAATTCTCGTCGCGACGACCCCGGGTGTTCAGTAGGGGCAATCGATTCCTTCACGTCCTGTAAATCCTGCGGGGTGTTCTTGTCCATCGTGCATCACTCCTTATGTGTCTGCCGTGAGTTGCCAACTGCCGGTCCCTGCTGCTTCCGCTAAGCACCGCTCTCCAAAACGATCGGCCACCTGGCATAAGCCTCTCGCGCAAAAGTTCTTCGAGCGGGCCACTGTACAGCCTTACACCGAGCTACCTGGCTCATAAATAGACTCCTCTCCCTCCTTTCTTTTGGAACGTTCAGGGAGCCAGTGGAAACTATCGGAACTACCTAAAGGGGGCCACCGAGAGTGGATGTTGACGTGTAACGTGCGTTGTATGGAATGGGCGTTGCTACGTGATTGACAGCTTCGCTTGCGCCTCATGAGCATTTAAACTCGTTCTCCTCCGTGGGGCGACAGGATTGTATACAAAATGTTCTCGCCCCGTCAAGGTCGCTGTCCGCTCATCAATGCACGTGATTCGTCCGCAAACCAAGAGAGGAAGCCATCCCCGGCTGAATGCTCTATACCTTTCTGCGTCGTGAGGCAAACCCCATCTGACTCACTTGCTCACTCAGCAGAAGGATCACCCTGAATATCGACCTTACAGCTACTATCCTCCAGGATCACACGACCTGATACAAGCTGGCTACTGGTGTTTTGTTTTTAACGGATGTTCCTGTTACACTGCATCCCGCTTGAACTCAACCAAGCAACACAACATCATGAATGTCACGCAACGCTTCTCTTCGATATTTCGCCTCAGCCTGCTCATGCTAAGTTGTTTGGCAATTGGTTGCGCCGGACCTCGCCCTACCACACTTATTCACGAGGCCCCTCTCGGCACAGTGTTCCTTGAGGATGTCTCCAGTAACTCGTCCCAGGCGGCACATCCCATCAAATTGTCCGAAACGACCGTCGCAGATATCTTGCGCGGAGTACACACGAAGGAAAAAAGCGGACTCTTGCTGCTGCTCGGCAAAGCCTTGAAGACAACGAACCTGAACGATATTCGGACATTCTCCGAGGATGACATCGCATTCTTGACTCCACATATTGCCACCGCCCTTGCGCGAGCGACGCCCAATCAACGAGTGGGTTTTCATATCTATTCCACACCGCAGCTATCACAGGCTCCAACGGCCAATCAAAATAGAGAGACGACCTCGGGGCATCTCTTCGCTGACGGTCTCTCGCTACATTTCACGTTGACTCACTACCGATACTATCCAGGGAAAAAACCCACCGCGAGCCAAAAGGAGCCACGTCCACTCCCGGATACGGATGGCCTGCGCGACCGTGAAGTGACCTTCCTGCCAGAAGCCGCCCTCCGACCGGACGCATATGACCGATCGAGCTGGATTGGAAAGTCGGAAGATCGATCACTCGCCATTGATTATCAACTGCTGGCGAGAGTCCTTGCCACACCTCCACCTTCGCCCCCTGTTGCGCAGCCGGCCCCCACGGTCGCAGCGCCCATTCCACAACAGCCCCCATCGATTCCAGTGCAAGCCGCACCAAGTGAGAGGAATGAGGCCGACTTGCAGGCGTTTAAGGAAGAGCTGAAAGCGCTCCAGAAAAAGGTGGACGAACAGAGCGCCGAACTCCAGCGACTCAAGAGCCCACCACCCAAGAAAAAGTAACGCCCTCACGACGGAAGCTGACGGACGCGAAGGGTCTGGTGACGGTTCGAAGACTCATCCCCACACACCGGCCTTCGCCTGAGCTCCCGACGATCTGTTCGTTGACTATTGAGCGGCAGGAAGGGGATCCAGCATTTCATCGAGAGGAGCAGACGTTTGAAGATCATCGCTCACTGAGGGCTCCACACTTGACTCGATCGTCTCAATCGATCCCTCCTCAGACAACACCTCTCCACCGTCCATCGGAAGGAATGCTTGCTCCGCCTCACCAAGCTCCTTGAATTCACGAAGAGGTGGCAGCTGCGAGAGGTCGCTCAAACCAAAATGTTCAAGAAAGAATTTGGTCGTCCCGTACATGATCGGACGACCGGGGACTTCTTTGCGTCCGACGATTCGCACCAGTTTTCGCTCCAACAGCGTGCGCAAGACGCCGGACGTCTCCACTCCACGGATTTCTTCGACCTCCGACCGCACCAACGGCTGTTTGTAGGCAATAATTGCCAATGACTCCAGCGCGGACCGGGACAGCTTCGCCGATGTCTTGGCCTTGTCCAGCCGTTTGATCCAGGGCGCATAGTCCAACTTCGTCACGAGACGGTATCCGCCGGCGACGACAGCCAGTCGCACCCCGCGCCCATCTTGATCGAGCGCTTGGCCAAGATGTCGCAGCGCCTCTTCCACATCAATCTTCGGCACATTCCCCATCACGGTCACAAGGCGAGCCACAGACAACGGTTCGGAAGAAACAAAGAGCAGTGCTTCCAGAATCGCTTGGAGTTCCCCCAATCCTTGCACCTGAGGGCCATTGATACTCTGATCAGACGGCGATCCATTCGCCTCTTCGCTATTCACCGTACTCGTCTCCGGCATCTCATGAACCAGATCCGCCGTCAGTAGCGTCATGTCCCCCTCCATTCCATATCGACATCGTCAAGTTCTGCCGGATCAGGCACCAAGGAGAACATCCGTGAGACTAAAATCGGTCCGAATGTTTCCACTTGGAATACACGAGCCACCCGCAGTCTCATCAACTCAAGTAAGGCCAAGAACGTCACGACGACCACCAGCCGATGACTCGATCCCTCAAACAGCGCAGCAAATGAGACCGAGTCTTTGCCTCCAAGTATTTCCAAAATGAGATTCATTCGCTCGCGTACCGTGAGATTGTCAGGCGCAATCTCAATGAGCTTGCTGCCAGGATTCCGCTCAAGCACTCCCTTGAGCGCATCGACCAGATCAAACAGCGAGACATTCTCCAGCGAAAGATCCTCCTCAACCGCTGCGTCTACTGAAAGCGCTTGCTCACGCCAAAAGATCTCATTCCACATCTTTTCCTGGTCGTCGAGCTGACGGGCCGCTTCTTTGAAACCCTTATATTCCAGCAGCCGTCGAACGAGCTCTTCCCGAGGGTCCGGCCCTTCCTCGTCATCGTCGGACGTCTCATCAACCGGCAACAGCATTTTGGATTTGATCTGCAAGAGCGTCGCCGCCATGACCAAAAAATCCCCTGCCACATTGAGATTGAGTTCTTCCATCGCTTCCAGATACTCGAGGTATTGTCGGGCAATCATCGCAACGGGGATATCGTAGATGTTGATCTCATTCTTCTTGATGAGGTGCAGCAAGAGATCCAGTGGTCCCTCGAAATTTTCGATACGGACCTGGTACGGAAGCTCTGGTTGCTCAAAATCTTCTGCCTGAGAGTCCACGGCGTCGTTATATCAACTTATGGGGTGACGGGCAAGCCTGATCCTATATGTTGGGGATGATCGAGTGCTCTTCATTTGAGCTTTGCGGCATACGCCACGAGCAAAGCGGCCACGATGAGAAACATCACAGTGAGCGCATACTGTCCATTACTGGTTTGAAGAAGGCCGCCAGGCTGAGCTGATTCACGTCGTTTTGCTTGGTCTAATAGAGGCGGGTGATCGAACCGTGCCTTTACCAGATCGTCTTGTTGCCGGAACTCAGCATGGGAGAAGTCAGCTGATCCTAAAAACTGGGCACCCGCAAAGACCGCTTCGCCCTCAAAGGCCGCAAAGCCAAAGAACGTCTCGCGGCTGAAAATCGCTTCACTGAAGCTGACCCGCCCCTTGAAGCGACTCCCTGAAAATCCTGTCCCCAGGCCGAACCTCGACCGCTCAAATACCGCTGGTTGCTCGAACGTCACTTCTAGGAATTCCGCCATACCGTCGAAGAGCGCGCTGGTACAGTCCACCGAACCTCGAAATGTAGATTGGTGAAATCTGGTGCTGGGGCCAAACTTGGTCTCCCGACACCCCACCGGCATGGTGAACTGTCCCTGGACAAAATAGGCTTCTTTTTCGAATGTGGCTCGTGAGAGCTCGACCGGCTTGTGGAACACCGACCGAGAGAGATCCACACCTTCCTTGAAATGGGACCCAGAAAAGTCGACAGGTCCTTCAAACCGAAGCGTGCTGTCGGTTGCCCGATGGCGCACTGCGCCCACCACCACGGAATCTCGCAGGCTCAGTGCCTCACGAACAATTCGCTGCCCGTTGCCGCCGACATGATCCTCGAGGTTCGCTCTCTCCGAGGTACGCCCTGGTGAGCCTCCCGTCGTCTGTACGGCTAGGCGATCGAAGATCAGGTCCCCGCGCACCAATACACCAAGGAGATCCACGGAACGCCCCTTGGCGATCGCATCCATAATCACTTCGCCACGCACGGCATGGCTCTCCCGCTCCGCCTGCGTGCAGCTGGGCGAGAGATGGATCACGAGCCCCGCGTCAATTCCAGTTGCAGCTGTCTCGGCAACGCAACCAGCATTGGCCTCTCGTGAACAAGTCACCATGGCACAGAGAAGCACCAGCGCCAGGCACCAGGGAGACCGTCTCGTTTTCAGCATGGCAGTGAGTGAACGATCGAAGCGGCGATGGAACAAGGTGCTGGCCACATTATTTCATGGAGGAGAGAGACGAAACATTCAGAAGATAACGAGACACCGCCGCTGGAACCGATCAGTTCCAGCGGCGGTCAGTGAACACACTGAGCGACTCCAACCTGAGAACCCTCGCTCTTGCACAAGAGTTTACATCGAACAGAAGATACGAGGGACCTAGCCAGAAGTCCCAGAGGCCATGAGATATCAGTTATTTCGATAGTCGTCGTCCAATAAGTCTTCAGATTTATTGATTAACCCGTCCCTGTCATCATCGGCATCAAGATCGAGCTCCTCTTGGGCGTCATCTTCCTCGACCTCGTCCTCCATCCCCA
Encoded here:
- the urtD gene encoding urea ABC transporter ATP-binding protein UrtD; protein product: MDYDGFKALNNCNFSVHYNELRVVIGPNGAGKTTLLDVICGKTRPTSGKILFGKGANLVGKNAEDITKLGVGRKFQAPSVYGNLSVWQNLDLSVKRPSKGVFPTLMGRSSAAERARIEETLETIGLSNHAHDRAGALSHGQKQWLEIGMVILQDPSLLLVDEPVAGMSDKETEQTGRLLTSLSEKQAIVVIEHDMDFVRQIAKIVTVLAEGTVICEGTVEAVQADDHVREIYLGRAKVAH
- the urtC gene encoding urea ABC transporter permease subunit UrtC, whose protein sequence is MPEQTVARPDSRETVSLSLVGLVLLVLLPLLNVLPADDSWLHLSDFRLNQFGKFLAFGILALGLDLIWGYCGVLSMGQGVFFGLGAYCMGMYLALQIGAESVYGSELPDFMVWTQVKELPLFWYPFKSFVGGFLGAILVPVLFATLFGFLAFRSRIKGVYFAIITQALAFAAWLVFNRNETRLGGTNGLTDFKQLLGFRLSDPSTQRGLYIITVLALVAAYLFCRWIVASRAGNVLIAIRDSESRVTFSGYTPWKYKLFVFVVSAGLAGLAGMLYVPQVGIITPAQIGVLPSLEVVIWVAVGGRGTLIGAVLGAVAVNYGRSVLTNYFPEAWPFILGGLFVVVVTMFPDGLLGMIRKATARKETPAPAIKAEGGTVA
- the urtB gene encoding urea ABC transporter permease subunit UrtB; the protein is MRRGFVLFSKIVVALFLLIISQGTAVAEQPLASEVAAGASSPIEQALLDITSEDAAVRSTAAALLIAQGDASLLPKLDAIRAEADRATRQALKPVIDLLKNHANLTNAQSDTRRSAAADLVGTGRSEAIVWLEEAATKEPVWWVKYTMEESAQLLRLRAEDHAVRVVAVKKLGELRSQNGLSALKELLEAGTQSGATDEQRALADAAHASIGQIDAWFWWADAIETFFRGLSLSSILLMMSLGLAIVFGLMGVINMAHGELMMVGAYATFVTQQAFVSWLSPEVFDWYFPVALPVAFCSAAAFGWVLEATVIRFLYGRLLETLLATWGVSLILMQAARVYFGDLTAVIAPQALRGGAQVMVGVYLPYNRIFIILLSIVCVLGIYFLLFRSNLGIRVRSVTQNRNMSACLGIPTRKVDSYTFAFASGLAGIAGWALTMVGNVDPGLGQNYIVDAFMVVVTGGVGKLAGTIWASLGIGGLNKLIEPVSGAVYGKVFILVGVILFLQWRPQGLFAAKGRNADA
- the urtA gene encoding urea ABC transporter substrate-binding protein encodes the protein MDKNTPQDLQDVKESIAPTEHPGSSRREFLGQSGRVAAGVGVAALLGNLGQYALSYGAGGPPIKIGILHSLSGTMAISEVSLRDVVLMAVEEINKAGGVMGRQIEAKIVDPASNWDLFAEKAKQLLLEDKVSVVFGCWTSVSRKSVLPVFEKNNGLLFYPVQYEGEECSRNVFYTGAAVNQQAAPAVEYLMSAEGGGFKKFYLLGTDYVYPRTTNKILRAMLLAKGVPASNIEEEYTPFHHQDYQTICGKLKKFAAGGGAAVISTINGDSNVPFYKEFGNQGMRAEDAPIMAFSVAEDELRGMDTSALVGHLAAWNYYQSVETPQNKKFVAAFKAYCKRNNLPDGENRVTDDPIEAAYFGVYVWKQAVEKAGSIEVDAVRKAVYGQKFLAPGGQIMMDEANQHTHKPVLIAEILKNGQFKVVHRSKGLVKPEPWSEYTNPEKGCDWINHQGTYQKK
- the scpB gene encoding SMC-Scp complex subunit ScpB gives rise to the protein MEGDMTLLTADLVHEMPETSTVNSEEANGSPSDQSINGPQVQGLGELQAILEALLFVSSEPLSVARLVTVMGNVPKIDVEEALRHLGQALDQDGRGVRLAVVAGGYRLVTKLDYAPWIKRLDKAKTSAKLSRSALESLAIIAYKQPLVRSEVEEIRGVETSGVLRTLLERKLVRIVGRKEVPGRPIMYGTTKFFLEHFGLSDLSQLPPLREFKELGEAEQAFLPMDGGEVLSEEGSIETIESSVEPSVSDDLQTSAPLDEMLDPLPAAQ
- a CDS encoding segregation/condensation protein A; this encodes MDSQAEDFEQPELPYQVRIENFEGPLDLLLHLIKKNEINIYDIPVAMIARQYLEYLEAMEELNLNVAGDFLVMAATLLQIKSKMLLPVDETSDDDEEGPDPREELVRRLLEYKGFKEAARQLDDQEKMWNEIFWREQALSVDAAVEEDLSLENVSLFDLVDALKGVLERNPGSKLIEIAPDNLTVRERMNLILEILGGKDSVSFAALFEGSSHRLVVVVTFLALLELMRLRVARVFQVETFGPILVSRMFSLVPDPAELDDVDMEWRGT
- a CDS encoding pentapeptide repeat-containing protein, with product MASTLFHRRFDRSLTAMLKTRRSPWCLALVLLCAMVTCSREANAGCVAETAATGIDAGLVIHLSPSCTQAERESHAVRGEVIMDAIAKGRSVDLLGVLVRGDLIFDRLAVQTTGGSPGRTSERANLEDHVGGNGQRIVREALSLRDSVVVGAVRHRATDSTLRFEGPVDFSGSHFKEGVDLSRSVFHKPVELSRATFEKEAYFVQGQFTMPVGCRETKFGPSTRFHQSTFRGSVDCTSALFDGMAEFLEVTFEQPAVFERSRFGLGTGFSGSRFKGRVSFSEAIFSRETFFGFAAFEGEAVFAGAQFLGSADFSHAEFRQQDDLVKARFDHPPLLDQAKRRESAQPGGLLQTSNGQYALTVMFLIVAALLVAYAAKLK